Proteins from one Ranitomeya variabilis isolate aRanVar5 chromosome 1, aRanVar5.hap1, whole genome shotgun sequence genomic window:
- the LOC143797013 gene encoding uncharacterized protein LOC143797013, with product MVLENYNSTRDELNDNLDDLWERVASLMSSIQCHKDDAASLQDTIRQLDMAHSRYKRLSANKADSTDKERDATVEDAKDKAELHIAHLEETRSHRSASSKHSVRSNKSSCSRTSALSDRDLEAHLNAEQSKLRCSYTEKKAKAEALAKILQAEAEAKAEAKKAEAEAGAKILQTEMEEEIALAEVKILKQALKQNLDPICLPPQEGDDPAVRTSDYVQKQIPVAHTFSRDVQPNIVETSKSANPMVPVSSTAPAGTQDQRHDAPPLEQSSPQDNRKAHSSLLPQFKQQSSESIHPSTPHSLYARGAPQANTVTRSEGSDMSEFARFMVSRELISTSFSKFDNRAENYRAWKATFKATIADLNLSAEQELDLMVKCVGPESTNCIKSLRTVYVYDCPKVICLAQACTAEDTA from the exons ATGGTCCTCGAGAATTACAATTCCACAAGGGATGAGCTCAATGACAACCTGGACGACCTATGGGAACGAGTTGCCTCCCTCATGTCAAGCATCCAATGCCACAAAGATGATGCAGCGAGTCTACAGGACACTATAAGACAGCTAGACATGGCCCACAGCAGATACAAGAGACTGTCAGCAAA CAAGGCAGATTCCACAGACAAAGAAAGGGACGCCACCGTGGAAGACGCCAaagataaagctgagcttcatatcGCCCATCTGGAAGAAACTAGATCGCACAGGTCAGCCTCGTCTAAACACTCGGTTCGGTCAAACAAATCATCCTGCTCAAGAACTTCAGCCCTCAGTGACAGAGATCTAGAGGCCCATTTGAACGCAGAGCAGTCCAAACTAAGATGTTCATACACAGAAAAGAAAGCAAAAGCAGAGGCTCTAGCAAAGATTCTGCAAGCAGAAGCAGAGGCAAAAGCAGAAGCgaagaaagcagaagcagaggctggagcaaagattcttcaaacagaaatggaggaagaaatcgCATTAGCCGAAGTAAAAATACTCAAGCAAGCATTGAAGCAAAACCTCGACCCAATTTGCCTGCCACCACAGGAAGGAGATGACCCAGCTGTTCGTACCAGCGACTACGTGCAGAAACAGATACCTGTAGCACACACCTTCTCCAGGGATGTTCAACCCAACATTGTGGAAACATCCAAGTCAGCCAATCCTATGGTGCCAGTATCGTCTACAGCCCCTGCAGGAACCCAAGACCAACGCCATGATGCACCCCCTCTGGAGCAGTCATCACCGCAAGACAACCGCAAGGCACACTCCAGCCTGCTTCCACAGTTCAAGCAGCAGTCATCGGAATCAATTCACCCTTCCACGCCACACAGCTTATACGCCCGAGGGGCACCACAAGCTAATACAGTAACAAGGAGTGAAGGATCAGACATGTCTGAGTTTGCCAGGTTCATGGTGAGCAGAGAGCTAATCAGCACTAGCTTCTCAAAATTCGACAACCGTGcagagaactacagagcctggaaagcaaCATTCAAGGCCACCATTGCTGATCTCAACCTATCCGCGGAGCAGGAGCTCGACCTCATGGTAAAATGTGTGGGTCCTGAATCCACAAACTGTATCAAGAGTCTTAGGACTGTCTATGTCTATGACTGTCCTAAGGTAatctgccttgcgcaggcatgtactgcggaggacacagcatga